The Variovorax sp. S12S4 genome includes the window CAACCTGCGTTCCGTCAACGTGGTGCAGGCCGGCGAGCGCAGCCGCGTGGTGCTGAACCTCAAGCAGGCAACCGCCTACAAGACCGAGATTCAGGGCAAGTCGCTGCTGGTGATCCTGGAGCCGGTAGCCGGCACGGCGCTCGCGTCGTCCACGCCCACCGTGTTTGCCGAGAACCGCAACCGCGACACGCTGCCGCTGCGCGACGTCGATTTCCGCCTCGGTTCCGACAACACCGGCCGCGTGATCGTCGACCTGCCGAACAACCAGGTGGGCGTCGATGTCAAGCAGCAGGGCAAGAACCTCGTCGTCGAATTCACCAAGTCGACGCTGCCCGAGGGCCTGCGCCGCCGCCTCGACGTGGCCGACTTCAACACGCCGGTCCAGCTGATCACCTCGCAACAGTCCGGTGACCGCGTTCGCATGACGATCGAGGCCAAGGGCGACTGGGAGCACAGCGCCTACCAGAGCGAGAACCAGTTCGTCGTCGAAGTGCGTGCCCGCAAGGTCGACCCGACCAAGCTGACCCAAGGCGTGGGCTACAACGGCGAGAAGCTGTCGCTGAACTTCCAGAACATCGAGATCCGCTCGCTGCTGCAGGTGATCGCCGACTTCACGAACTTCAACATCGTGACCTCCGATTCGGTGACCGGCGCGCTGACGCTGCGGCTGAAGGACGTGCCGTGGGACCAAGCCCTCGACATCATCATGCAGGCGAAGAACCTGGGCATGCGCAAGAACGGCAGCGTGCTATGGATTGCGCCCAAGGATGAAATCAACGCCAAGGAAAAGCTCGAGTTCGAAGCCAAGGCCGCAATCGAGAACCTGGAGCCGCTGCGTACCCAGTCGTTCCAGCTCAACTACACCAAGGCGATTGCCATTGCCCAGGGCCTGACCGGCACCGGCGCCTCGTCGGGCGGCGGTGGCGGCTCCGGCACCACGACCCGCATCCTGAGCCCGCGCGGCAGCGTGATCGCGGAGTCGCGCACCAACCAGCTGTTCGTCTCCGACGTGCCGTCGCGCCTTGCACAAGTGAGCGAACTGATCCAGAAGCTCGACATCCCGGTTCGCCAGGTGCTGATCGAAGCGCGCATCGTGGAAGCCTCCGACACCTTCGGCAAGTCGCTCGGCGTGCGCCTGGGCGGCGGTATCTCCCGCGAACGCGTCGCGTCGGCCAACGGCAATCCGGCATACGGCACCCTCGGGGTCATGCCTACCACCACCGCCGCCGGCGGCGTCGGCGCAGCGGCAGCCACCTGGACCAACTCCAATTTCCTCAACCTGCCCGCAGGCGATGCCGGCGGCACCGGCAATTCGCCCGGTACCTTCGCGATCTCGCTGTTCAACTCGAGCTTGTCGCGCATGTTGAACCTCGAGATCTCGGCGCTCGAAGCTGACGGCAAGGGCAAGCTGGTTTCCAGCCCCCGCGTCATCACGGCCGACCAGACCAAGGCGCTGATCGAGCAGGGTGAAGAAATCCCCTACCAGCAGGCAACCTCCAGCGGCGCCACGTCGATCTCGTTCCGCAAGGCGGTGCTCAAGCTCGAAGTCACGCCCCAGATCACGCCCGAAGGCAACATCATCCTGACCCTGGACGTGAGCAAGGATGCCCGCGGCGTCAACACTTCGGCGGGTCCGGCCATCAACACCAAGCACGTGCAGACCGAAGTGCTGGTCGAGAACGGCGGCACGGTCGTCATCGGTGGTATCTTCGAACTCACCGAAACCAATGACGAATCGCGCGTGCCGGTGCTGGGTGAAGTGCCCTACCTTGGGGCACTGTTCCGCAAGCGCGAACGCGTTGCCAACAAGACCGAAATGCTCGTCTTTATCACTCCGAAGATGATTACCGACCGCAACGCCGCGCGCTGACGCGCGGGCGTAGCAGCCACCGCGTGGCGGTCGCACTCGTCGGGTTGCCCGGCGCCGGTAAATCCGCAGTGGGGCGGCGCCTGGGCGCCCGCCTCAATCTTCCGTTCGTCGATACCGACCACGTGATCGAGCAGCGCATCGGCTGCTCGATTCGCGATTACTTCGAGCGGGAAGGCGAAATCGCTTTCCGGGACCTCGAGCAAACGGTAATAGCCGACCTTTGCGCACAGCCTCACGGCGTGCTTGCCACGGGAGGCGGAGCGGTTTTGCGGGAGGTCAATCGCAAGCAGTTGCGGGACCACTTCCACGTGATCTACCTGCGCTCTTCCCCCGAAGACCTGTTTCGCCGCTTGCGGCATGACGTCAAGCGGCCTCTCTTGCAGGTGGCCGATCCGCTTGGACGCCTGCGCGAACTGCACGATGCGCGCGACCCGTTCTACAGGGAAACGGCCCACGACGTGGTCGACACGGGCCGCCCGTCGATCGCCATGCTGGTGAACATCATCGTCATGCAACTGGAGCTCGCCGGCATCGTGGCGCCGGGCGCCCACCCGGAAGAACCCGCCGCCTGAGCAACCGGTCCGCAGCGCCTAAACTCGCTGCATGCCATTGCCCGCACCTTCCGCACCGCCAGAACGCGTCGATATCCAGCTCGGCGAGCGCAGCTACCCCATCCTGATCGGCGCCGGCCTGCTCGGCGAATCTTCGAGCTTTGCCGCGGCGCCCGACGCTGCGAGCGCGCTGATCGTCAGCAACACCACGGTGGCACCGCTCTATGCCAAGGCGCTGCACGCGGCCCTGGCCGACCGTTTCCGCACGGTGCACCTTCTCGAATTGCCCGACGGCGAGGCGCACAAGAACCTGCAGACGCTGAACCTGATCTTCGATGCGCTGCTCGGCCATGGCAGCGACCGGAAAACCGTGCTGTTCGCCCTGGGCGGCGGCGTGGTGGGCGACATGACAGGCTTTGCCGCCGCCAGCTACATGCGCGGCGTGCCGTTCGTCCAGGTGCCGACCACGCTGCTGGCGCAGGTCGACTCGTCGGTGGGGGGCAAGACCGCCATCAACCACCCGCTGGGCAAGAACATGATCGGCGCGTTCTATCAGCCGCAGCTCGTGGTTTGCGACCTGGGCACGTTGCAGACGCTGCCGCCGCGGGAGCTGAGCGCGGGCCTGGCCGAAGTCATCAAATACGGGCCCATCCACGACATGGCGTTCTTCGACTGGATCGAAGCGAACATCGATGCGCTGGTGGCCCGCGACCCCGCCGCGCTGGCCTACGCCGTCAAGCGCAGCTGCGAGATCAAGGCGCTGGTCGTGGGGCAGGACGAGCGCGAAACGGGCCTCCGCGCCATTCTCAACTTCGGCCATACCTTCGGGCACGCCATCGAATCGGGCCTGGGCTACGGCGAATGGCTGCACGGCGAAGCGGTCGGCTGTGGCATGGTCATGGCTGCGCACCTGTCACAGCGGCTTGGCGGCGTCGATGCCGCCTTTGTCGAGCGGCTCACGCGGTTGATCGAACGCGCCGGCCTGCCGACGGTCGGCCCGGCACTGGGGGCCGACCGGTACCTTGAACTGATGCGGGTCGACAAGAAGTCCGAAGCCGGCGAGATCCGCTTCGTGGTCATCGACAAGCCGGGCTCCGCCGCGGTCAGCAGCGCGCCAGATGCGCTGGTGCGCGAGGTGCTCGCGCAGTGCTGCAGCGCCGGATGAGCGCAGCGCCAAGGGTGCGCCGATGAGTCTTGCGGCCTATGCCTGCCACCCCGCGCGCTCGCGCGGGCGCCGCCATGCCGAGCCGCCCGCGCCGACGCGTGATGCCTTTCAGCGCGACCGCGACCGCATCGTGCACTCCACCGCGTTCCGGCGCCTGGTCTACAAGACGCAGGTGTTCCTGAACCATGAGGGCGACCTGTTTCGTACCCGGCTCACGCATTCGCTCGAGGTGGCGCAGCTTGGCCGTTCCATCGCGCGTGCCTTGCGCCTCAACGAAGACCTGGTGGAGGCAATTGCCCTGGCGCACGATCTCGGTCACACGCCGTTCGGCCACGCGGGGCAGGATGCGCTCAACGCCTGCATGGAAAGCCACGGCGGCTTCGAGCACAACCTGCAGAGCCTGCGCGTGGTCGATGCGCTGGAGCACCGCTACCCGCAATACGACGGCCTGAATCTCAGCTTCGAGACCCGCGAGGGCATTCTCAAGCACTGTTCGCGCGCCAATGCCGAACGCCTGGAGGCCGCCGAACCCAACGGCGTGGCCCGGCGCTTCCTCGACCGCACCCAGCCGGCGCTCGAGGCGCAGCTGTGCAACCTGGCGGACGCCATTGCCTACAACGCGCACGACATCGATGACGGCGTGCGCTCGGGGCTCATCAGCGTCGAGCAGCTCGGCGAGGTGGAGCTGTTCGAGCGCTACCGCCGTGAGGCACTCGCCGAGTACCCCGGGCTGGAAGGGCGGCGCGTGCTCTACGAGACGATCCGGCGCATGCTGAGCGCCCAGGTCTATGACGTGATCGACGCCACCCGTGCGGCGGTCGAAAGTGCAGCTCCGGTCGATGCCGACGGCGTCCGCAACTCACCGCCGCTCGTCGCTTTCAGCGAAACCATGCAGTCCCAATCCAGCGAGCTCAAGAGCTTCCTGTTCCGCAACCTCTATCGGCATCCGCAGGTGACGCAGACCACCGACCAGGCGCAGCAGGTCGTGCGGGAGCTGTTCGACGCGTACCTCGAGCGGAGTGCCGAGATGCCCGCTTCCTACGCCGACCGGCGCGACCGGCATCGCGCCGTGGCCGACTACATCGCCGGCATGACCGATCGGTTCGCCATGCGCGAGCACGAAAGGCTCACCGGCCGGCGGGGCATCGGGTGAGTTCGGTGGCCGCCGTCTCCGCGCGCGTTCCAGCCGCCGCCTTCGCCGTCCTTTTCGGCGGCGTGAGCGCTGCGCTGCACCTGGGCAAGCTGCCGCCCGCCGTGCCGGCCCTGCAGGCGTCGCTCGGCATCAGCCTGGTCGAAGCCGGTTTTCTGCTGTCGCTGGTGCAAGTGGCCAGCATGACTCTCGGGCTGGTGATCGGGCTTGCGGCCGACACCATTGGCCTTCGGCGCAGCATGCTCACGGGGCTGCTTGTGCTGGTTGTTGCCAGCCTGCTCGGCGGCGCCGTCGGCACCGGCCTCTTCGGCGATGCGCACGCGGTGCGGTGGCTGCTGGTTCTGCGCGCCGCCGAAGGCATTGGCTTTCTGCTGGCGGTCATGCCGGGGCCAGGGTTGATCCGCGCGCTCACGCCGGCCGGAGCGGACAAGGCCGCGCTCGGACTGTGGGGTGCGTACATGCCGCTTGGCGTCGCGCTTGCGCTGCTGCTCGGTCCGGCGTTGATCGCCTGGGGCGGTTGGTCCGACTGGTGGTGGGCACTGTCCGCCGTTTCAGCCGGCGTGGCGCTCTGGCTGTGGCTGGCCGTACCTTCTGACAAGGTTCGTTCTACCGCTGCGGGCGGCGCAACGGCGGGGTGGTCGTCGCGGCTGCGCACGACAGTGGGTGCGCGCGCACCCTGGATGATCGCGCTGACCTTTGCCGTGTATTCCGCCCAGTGGATGGCGGTGATCGGCTTCCTTCCGGCCATTTATGCCGGCGCGGGTGTCCCGCCAGGCTGGAATGCGGTGCTCACCGCGATTGCGGCCGCGATGAACATCGTCGGCAACGTGGCGGGCGGGCGCTGGCTGCAACGCGGCGTTGTGCCCGAGCGCCTGCTGCAGCTGGGCTTCGGGGCCATGGCGCTGGGAGGCGTGGCAGCTTTTGCGCAAATGGGGCAGGGCGCCGACGCGCTCGGCCTGCCGCCAGCGCTTCGCTATGCCGCTGTCTGCCTCTTTTCGTTGGGCGGCGGCATGGTGCCGGCAACGCTGTTCCTGCTCGGGGTCCGCATGGCGCCGGGGCCCAGCACCGTCTCGACCACGGTCGGTCTCATGCAGCAGGCCTCTTCCCTGGGGCAGTTCCTGGCGCCGCCCGCGGTGGCATGGGTGGCTCACCGCGTCGGCGGCTGGCACTGGACATGGACCGCCACACTGGCATGTTCGCTGGCCGGCATGGCCATGGCGCGGCACCTTGGACGAATACGCCTTGCGGCGGCAGTGGCATGACGGGCGCGGCGACAATCGAGGCCATGCAGGCCGAGGCCGATACCCGCCGCTGGCTCGAACGTGCGGTGATCGGACTCAACCTGTGTCCCTTTGCCAAGGCGGTTCATGTCAAGGCGCAGATTCACTTCGCCGTGTACATGCCGGCCGACGACACCGCGCTGATCGAAATGCTTCTTGCCGAGGCCAATGAACTCGCCGCGCTCGATGCCTCCGTGCGCGACACCACCTTGCTGATAGCACCCAACACCTTGGCGGATTTTCTGGACTTCAACGATTTCACCGCACGCGCCGAACGCAAGCTTGCCCGCGCGGGCTTCGACGGCGTGTTCCAACTGGCGAGCTTCCATCCGCAGTTCCAGTTCGGCGGCACCAAGCCCGACGACATTTCGAACGCAACCAACCGTGCGCCTTACCCTACGCTGCATCTGTTGCGCGAAGACAGCGTGAGCCGGGCAGTCGAGGCGTTCCCGGAGGCCGAGACCATTTTCGAACGCAACATCGAAACGCTCGCAGCACTGGGCCCCGAAGGCTGGGCCGCGCTCGACGTGGGCCCCGGGAGCGCCAGGCGATGAATGCACACGCAACCAAGACTGTGAAGACCGCAAAGACCGCCAAGGCCGAAGCCGAGTTGTCCGAGGTTCTGCGCCCGGGCCAATCCGTCGAGCTCTTGAAGGAGCTGCACATCCTTACGCGTGAGGGCCGGCTCAACCAGGATTCGCGGCGCAAGCTCAAGCAGGTGTACCACCTGTTCCAGTTCATCGAGCAACTGCTGCGTGAGCTGCCGGGCGGCGGCGCCGAGGCCACGCTGGCCGACCACGGCGCGGGCAAGTCGTACCTCGGGTTCATCATCTACGACCTGTTCTTCCGTTCGCGCGAAGGCGGGCACGTCTACGGCATTGAGACGCGCAGCGAACTGGTGGAAAAATCGCGCGCGCTGGCAAGGCAGCTCGGATTCGACCGCATGTCGTTCCTGAATCTCACCGTCGCCGAATCGGCGAACGCGAGCGAATTGCCCGAGCGGATCGACGTGGTCACCGCGCTGCACGCCTGCGATACGGCCACCGACGATGCCATTGCCTTCGGCCTCGCGAAGAAGGCGCGCTGCATGGTGCTGGTGCCTTGCTGCCAGGCCGAGGTGGCCGCCTGCCTGCGCGAAACCAAGGCGCTCGCGCTGTCGCGCACGCCATTGGCCGAACTGTGGCGCCACCCGCTGCACACCCGCGAAATCGGCAGCCAGCTCACCAATGTGCTGCGTTGCCTGTATCTCGAAGCCAACGGCTACAGCGTCACCGTGACCGAACTGGTGGGCTGGGAGCACAGCATGAAGAACGAGCTGATCCTGGCGCGCCACACCGGGCAGCGCAAGGCCGCAGCAGCCGCCCGGCTGGGGAGTTGCTGGCGCAGTTCGGCCTCGATGCCTTGGGCGAGACGCGCTTTCGCCTGAGCTGAATCCGCGAGCACGCGCCGCCTTCAAGCCATGGCCCGTCTCCCCCGCCTCACGCTGGCCGACATGCCGCACCACGTGATCCAGCGCGGAAACAACCGCCAGGCAATCTTTGTCGACCGTGCGGATCACGAGCGGCTGCTCGCCCTGCTGGCCGACAACGCCGTGCGCTTCGGCATCGCGCTGCACGCCTATGTGCTGATGGACAACCACTTCCACCTGCTGGCAACGCCCAGCACCGCCACCGGACTGCCGCAGTTCATGCAGTCGGTGGGGCGCAGCTATGTGCGCTACTTCAATGACCGCCACGGCCGCAGCGGCACCTTGTGGGAGGGGCGCTACAGGTCGACGCTGATCCAGAGCGATCGCTATCTGCTGACCTGCATGGCGTACATCGACCTCAACCCCGTGCGGGCCGGCATGGTCGCGGACGCGCGCGACTTTCCATGGTCCAGCCACGGCCACTATGCCGGCC containing:
- a CDS encoding DUF1415 domain-containing protein is translated as MTGAATIEAMQAEADTRRWLERAVIGLNLCPFAKAVHVKAQIHFAVYMPADDTALIEMLLAEANELAALDASVRDTTLLIAPNTLADFLDFNDFTARAERKLARAGFDGVFQLASFHPQFQFGGTKPDDISNATNRAPYPTLHLLREDSVSRAVEAFPEAETIFERNIETLAALGPEGWAALDVGPGSARR
- a CDS encoding shikimate kinase is translated as MAVALVGLPGAGKSAVGRRLGARLNLPFVDTDHVIEQRIGCSIRDYFEREGEIAFRDLEQTVIADLCAQPHGVLATGGGAVLREVNRKQLRDHFHVIYLRSSPEDLFRRLRHDVKRPLLQVADPLGRLRELHDARDPFYRETAHDVVDTGRPSIAMLVNIIVMQLELAGIVAPGAHPEEPAA
- a CDS encoding deoxyguanosinetriphosphate triphosphohydrolase, which translates into the protein MSLAAYACHPARSRGRRHAEPPAPTRDAFQRDRDRIVHSTAFRRLVYKTQVFLNHEGDLFRTRLTHSLEVAQLGRSIARALRLNEDLVEAIALAHDLGHTPFGHAGQDALNACMESHGGFEHNLQSLRVVDALEHRYPQYDGLNLSFETREGILKHCSRANAERLEAAEPNGVARRFLDRTQPALEAQLCNLADAIAYNAHDIDDGVRSGLISVEQLGEVELFERYRREALAEYPGLEGRRVLYETIRRMLSAQVYDVIDATRAAVESAAPVDADGVRNSPPLVAFSETMQSQSSELKSFLFRNLYRHPQVTQTTDQAQQVVRELFDAYLERSAEMPASYADRRDRHRAVADYIAGMTDRFAMREHERLTGRRGIG
- a CDS encoding MFS transporter — protein: MAAVSARVPAAAFAVLFGGVSAALHLGKLPPAVPALQASLGISLVEAGFLLSLVQVASMTLGLVIGLAADTIGLRRSMLTGLLVLVVASLLGGAVGTGLFGDAHAVRWLLVLRAAEGIGFLLAVMPGPGLIRALTPAGADKAALGLWGAYMPLGVALALLLGPALIAWGGWSDWWWALSAVSAGVALWLWLAVPSDKVRSTAAGGATAGWSSRLRTTVGARAPWMIALTFAVYSAQWMAVIGFLPAIYAGAGVPPGWNAVLTAIAAAMNIVGNVAGGRWLQRGVVPERLLQLGFGAMALGGVAAFAQMGQGADALGLPPALRYAAVCLFSLGGGMVPATLFLLGVRMAPGPSTVSTTVGLMQQASSLGQFLAPPAVAWVAHRVGGWHWTWTATLACSLAGMAMARHLGRIRLAAAVA
- a CDS encoding transposase, with protein sequence MARLPRLTLADMPHHVIQRGNNRQAIFVDRADHERLLALLADNAVRFGIALHAYVLMDNHFHLLATPSTATGLPQFMQSVGRSYVRYFNDRHGRSGTLWEGRYRSTLIQSDRYLLTCMAYIDLNPVRAGMVADARDFPWSSHGHYAGLRHDKLLTPHPLYWELGNTPFAREAAYVELVRAGVRSADQGTLTEATLRGWAAGDADFLASLQKSTERRVAKAKAGRPPSIANS
- the aroB gene encoding 3-dehydroquinate synthase; translated protein: MPLPAPSAPPERVDIQLGERSYPILIGAGLLGESSSFAAAPDAASALIVSNTTVAPLYAKALHAALADRFRTVHLLELPDGEAHKNLQTLNLIFDALLGHGSDRKTVLFALGGGVVGDMTGFAAASYMRGVPFVQVPTTLLAQVDSSVGGKTAINHPLGKNMIGAFYQPQLVVCDLGTLQTLPPRELSAGLAEVIKYGPIHDMAFFDWIEANIDALVARDPAALAYAVKRSCEIKALVVGQDERETGLRAILNFGHTFGHAIESGLGYGEWLHGEAVGCGMVMAAHLSQRLGGVDAAFVERLTRLIERAGLPTVGPALGADRYLELMRVDKKSEAGEIRFVVIDKPGSAAVSSAPDALVREVLAQCCSAG
- the pilQ gene encoding type IV pilus secretin PilQ, with amino-acid sequence MNQKKSTMAQRLRAAGLGLLAFGAFAMAHAQNAIEAVTSSTQSGAEVIRIDLAQPLAAVPTGFAVQTPARIALDFPGVTNAIGRSAIEVNQGNLRSVNVVQAGERSRVVLNLKQATAYKTEIQGKSLLVILEPVAGTALASSTPTVFAENRNRDTLPLRDVDFRLGSDNTGRVIVDLPNNQVGVDVKQQGKNLVVEFTKSTLPEGLRRRLDVADFNTPVQLITSQQSGDRVRMTIEAKGDWEHSAYQSENQFVVEVRARKVDPTKLTQGVGYNGEKLSLNFQNIEIRSLLQVIADFTNFNIVTSDSVTGALTLRLKDVPWDQALDIIMQAKNLGMRKNGSVLWIAPKDEINAKEKLEFEAKAAIENLEPLRTQSFQLNYTKAIAIAQGLTGTGASSGGGGGSGTTTRILSPRGSVIAESRTNQLFVSDVPSRLAQVSELIQKLDIPVRQVLIEARIVEASDTFGKSLGVRLGGGISRERVASANGNPAYGTLGVMPTTTAAGGVGAAAATWTNSNFLNLPAGDAGGTGNSPGTFAISLFNSSLSRMLNLEISALEADGKGKLVSSPRVITADQTKALIEQGEEIPYQQATSSGATSISFRKAVLKLEVTPQITPEGNIILTLDVSKDARGVNTSAGPAINTKHVQTEVLVENGGTVVIGGIFELTETNDESRVPVLGEVPYLGALFRKRERVANKTEMLVFITPKMITDRNAAR